The following are encoded in a window of Methanobrevibacter ruminantium M1 genomic DNA:
- a CDS encoding dCMP deaminase family protein: protein MVNDEKSLSRMSKTDYYLAIAFAVSKRSTCLKRHYGAVIVNNDEIISTGYNGNPRGEENCCDRGSCKRMDVPSNSGDYSDCFSVHAEQNAMISASRNEMIGATIYLAGEMFKDDSWFEIEDAEPCPICFRMIKNSGVKKIVSKGVVIDL from the coding sequence ATGGTTAATGATGAAAAAAGTTTAAGTCGTATGAGTAAAACAGATTACTACCTTGCAATTGCATTTGCAGTATCAAAAAGAAGCACATGCTTAAAGAGACATTATGGTGCTGTAATAGTCAACAATGATGAGATAATAAGCACTGGATACAATGGAAATCCAAGGGGAGAGGAAAACTGCTGTGACAGAGGATCCTGTAAAAGAATGGACGTTCCTTCTAATTCTGGAGACTATTCTGACTGCTTTTCAGTTCATGCAGAGCAGAATGCAATGATCAGCGCAAGCAGAAATGAAATGATTGGAGCAACCATTTATCTTGCTGGTGAAATGTTTAAGGACGATTCTTGGTTCGAAATAGAAGATGCAGAACCTTGTCCAATATGCTTCAGGATGATTAAGAACTCTGGAGTTAAAAAAATAGTAAGTAAGGGAGTAGTTATTGATTTATAA